The Acidobacteriota bacterium sequence TTATAAAGTAATCCAGCAAATTTTTTTCTAATTTCAGTTTCGTCAGCATCAGGATAACGGCTCTTGATACCATTAAGCGTCATTTGCCTGCACGCATTGGTTAGCGAGTCAATTTGTTGAAATTTTTTCCAGTCGGGCATTTGACGAGTCAGTTCAATGAGAACTTTTTCAGTCGCCTCATCCGTATCATCAAACAATCTTTTGCTCATCTCAATCACCTTAACCAAAATGCGAACGCCGGTTCAAATAGGCTGAAAGCGCCTGGTCTAACGGTTCATTGGTCTTCAACAATTCATAATCAACCCGGTTGGCGGTCGCGGCTTCACGGATGGCTTCAATATGCGCGTTGATGATTCGCAAATATTCGTCGCGCAAGGTTTCCGGCTGAACGTGCAATTGTTCTTCGGATTCGAGGTCTTCGAGCACCACCGGCTCTTTGAAATCAAAATCAATTTCGCGTTTGTCCATTAACTGAAAAACGATGACCTCATTGCCTTCAAATCTCAGGTGCTCCAATCCTTCCTTAACTTTTTGCGGCTCGTCATACAAATCCGAAAGCAAAACGATGATGCTGCGGCGATTTAATATTTCAGCGATGCGATGCAGTTGTTCTGAAATCGCCGTTCCCTGTTTAGCCTGCAACCGCTCAATCACACCCAGTACGGTTCGCAAATGACCGGTGCGCGACAGTGCCGGAATGTGCTCAACTGCCGATTCATTGAAGGCAATCAAACCCACGGAATCATGTTGCCGCACACCCAGATAGGCAAGTGATGAAGCGAGGTATTGGGCGTATTGCAATTTAGTCACCTCACTGCTCGCATAGCCCATCGAACCGCTGGTATCAACCATCACCATCATCTGAGTATTGGTATCACCTTGATATTTTTTGATGTACAAACGGTCGGTGCGGGCGAGTAATTTCCAATCCAGGTGACGTAAATCATCACCCGGCATGTATTGACGGTGTTCCGCAAAATCGGTTGAAAAGCCTAAGTAGGGTGAACGATGAAGCCCGGAAATAAACCCTTCGACCACTGACCGGGCAATCAGTTCCAATGAATTGATACGCGCCAGAATTTCCGGCGCGAGATAACGGGTTCCTGTTGGGCTGACAATCGGCATACGTTTTTTTATCTCACAAAATTAAATGTGATTCTGGTAGTTGATGGAATCGGATTGCCATTGGCGGTTGCCGGTTGATATTCCCAGCGTTTGGCGGCATCTATTCCCGCCTGACGAAGTTGCGGTGGGCCACTCACGGCTTCGGCTTTCGTAACCTTTCCGCGTTCATCAATGGTAATCTCAATGGTCACACTGCCACTCACCCCCATACTGCGCGCAAATGAAGGGTATGACGGTTCAACTTTTTTAATGGCTTTCGCCGCAATCACCTCACTGATCACCGGAGCAGATTGAATGGGGGTGGGGTGAGATTTGCTTGTCTCAGATTCTTTTTTCGCTTCTTCCAAAGGCTTTTCAATCGCAACGACAGGCGGCGCGGGCGGATAGTAATGAATGGCGCGATGGGTGACCATTTTACTAATCGGGATGAGATTCCCGTCTTTCAACTGGTTAATGGTTTCAACGCGCTTAACCCAATTGCCTTTGGAATCAAATTCCATTCCCTCATAGGTCTCTTTCACAAGGATTGCGCCTTGGGCGTCGAAACAAGTTTTTTCAACAGCCCGACCTCGCCCATCAAACCCCTCGACACACCTCGACAAAAAAGCTTTATCGGCGCCGGTGATGATTAATTCCTCACGATTATTGTCCGTATCGAATTTATAGGTCTTCTCTTCAATGAGGTTTCCGCCAAGCGAGAATTTATCTTCGCCGACGAGATTGCCTTCCGTGTCAAATATCAAAACGACATTAAAGGTTGTCGGGTCAGCAATGAGTTCGCATTTATTTGTCGCTTCATCAATCACCCGATAACGCATCAGTTTTTCCTGCCGGTTGCCCTCGCGGTCGTAACTCATTACCCGTTTAATCGAAGATTTGGCGTTGGGATAAAAATTGAATTCAAGCATTCGCCCTTGTTCATCGAAGTTACTGGTACTGACGGTTTCGCGCTTCCCTTCAATCCATTTTCCTGAACTTTCGGTCAAGGGTGATTGTTGAACTGCTAAAGTTTTTGGCTGCCCAACCAGATGCGCTATATCCCTATCGTTTTTTTTCGCATTTGTACCCGTTTGAGAAAAACTCAATTGGATAGAAAGGAAAAATACTGCGACCAACATTTGCTAACCCTACAAC is a genomic window containing:
- a CDS encoding DUF58 domain-containing protein is translated as MPIVSPTGTRYLAPEILARINSLELIARSVVEGFISGLHRSPYLGFSTDFAEHRQYMPGDDLRHLDWKLLARTDRLYIKKYQGDTNTQMMVMVDTSGSMGYASSEVTKLQYAQYLASSLAYLGVRQHDSVGLIAFNESAVEHIPALSRTGHLRTVLGVIERLQAKQGTAISEQLHRIAEILNRRSIIVLLSDLYDEPQKVKEGLEHLRFEGNEVIVFQLMDKREIDFDFKEPVVLEDLESEEQLHVQPETLRDEYLRIINAHIEAIREAATANRVDYELLKTNEPLDQALSAYLNRRSHFG
- a CDS encoding energy transducer TonB, whose translation is MTESSGKWIEGKRETVSTSNFDEQGRMLEFNFYPNAKSSIKRVMSYDREGNRQEKLMRYRVIDEATNKCELIADPTTFNVVLIFDTEGNLVGEDKFSLGGNLIEEKTYKFDTDNNREELIITGADKAFLSRCVEGFDGRGRAVEKTCFDAQGAILVKETYEGMEFDSKGNWVKRVETINQLKDGNLIPISKMVTHRAIHYYPPAPPVVAIEKPLEEAKKESETSKSHPTPIQSAPVISEVIAAKAIKKVEPSYPSFARSMGVSGSVTIEITIDERGKVTKAEAVSGPPQLRQAGIDAAKRWEYQPATANGNPIPSTTRITFNFVR